The proteins below are encoded in one region of Holophagaceae bacterium:
- a CDS encoding cytochrome c biogenesis protein ResB: MLGWIIAWMAVQSLLDLKGFSARQQVAAFMAFAAAIYGAAFLVRRDGFYQLLTSVPFAVSQMCCMALAVVLGTVVVQDETPDFYARFYGPSVRKLIAWTHSADLYHSLWFYALLSLLALSMLAVAWKRRPYPAHRIGFLLVHVSTTVILLGALWGRFSHVRAFNELRAGEPTNTFYKMKHMRPDPGKPYPLPGFRLQLDQFTVEQHAPEFKLYAFVQPDGKGGFEKNPKAYEVKPGVHARLPLSKLRFSVEQSIPNALDAGEFVDNPNAPENPALRVMLGIGEPQPVIGDLFSRREQAARRDEPGGRFAVVYKDRWSADLLERLKPKAPQAEKVLLAYQGMAAQKEAKVGATWDFPAFSLKVEKYYPDFAVEKDKAGAPRATSRSQNPVEPWLELTLRVPGTPARRVLLSARNPRLSDQLNGPNLPKGLRLSYVREGEERQSRFVVFTREDRAIRLVEQGRVVRSAPLQLNKPFIVEQGLSATAVAALDHADYIPAFVPHPDPKEALKFERPVLRVKIWDPGSGRSEEKWLDALGPDGLPRPETFFDRSIGVIYKAKDTEPKDFRSELVVLDAVGRQLAKKTVSVNDPLIFRGHWFYQSNYNPEDPSVSGIMVVHEPGLWLVYAGFLCLITGLVWMFYLKPVLKKKEA, translated from the coding sequence TTGCTTGGTTGGATCATCGCCTGGATGGCGGTGCAGAGCCTGCTCGACCTGAAGGGTTTCAGCGCCAGGCAGCAGGTGGCGGCCTTCATGGCCTTCGCGGCCGCCATTTACGGCGCGGCTTTCCTCGTCCGCCGCGACGGGTTCTACCAGCTCCTCACGTCGGTGCCCTTTGCCGTGAGCCAGATGTGCTGCATGGCCCTGGCCGTGGTCCTGGGGACCGTGGTGGTCCAGGATGAGACGCCGGATTTCTATGCGCGGTTCTATGGGCCATCGGTCCGCAAACTCATCGCCTGGACCCATTCCGCGGATCTCTACCACAGCCTCTGGTTCTACGCCCTGCTTTCCCTGCTCGCCCTCTCGATGCTGGCGGTGGCCTGGAAACGGCGGCCCTACCCAGCCCATCGCATCGGCTTCCTGCTGGTCCACGTCTCCACCACGGTGATCCTCCTGGGCGCCCTTTGGGGCCGGTTCAGCCATGTGCGTGCCTTCAACGAGCTGAGAGCCGGAGAGCCCACGAACACGTTCTACAAGATGAAGCACATGCGGCCGGATCCTGGAAAACCCTACCCGCTTCCCGGATTCCGCCTCCAGCTCGATCAATTCACGGTTGAACAGCACGCCCCGGAATTCAAGCTCTACGCGTTCGTCCAACCGGATGGGAAGGGCGGGTTTGAAAAGAATCCGAAGGCCTACGAAGTGAAGCCGGGCGTCCATGCCCGCCTGCCCCTCTCGAAGCTCCGCTTCTCGGTGGAGCAGTCCATCCCGAACGCCCTGGACGCCGGTGAATTCGTCGACAATCCAAACGCCCCGGAGAACCCAGCCCTCCGGGTGATGCTGGGCATCGGCGAGCCGCAGCCGGTCATCGGGGATCTCTTCTCCCGCCGTGAGCAGGCCGCGCGCCGCGATGAACCCGGCGGACGCTTCGCGGTTGTGTACAAAGACCGCTGGTCCGCGGATCTCCTGGAGCGGCTGAAACCCAAGGCGCCGCAGGCGGAAAAGGTCCTGCTCGCCTACCAGGGCATGGCCGCGCAGAAGGAAGCCAAGGTCGGCGCCACCTGGGACTTTCCGGCTTTCAGCCTGAAGGTGGAGAAGTACTACCCCGACTTCGCCGTGGAGAAGGACAAGGCTGGCGCCCCCCGGGCCACCAGCCGCAGCCAGAACCCGGTGGAACCCTGGCTGGAATTGACGCTTCGCGTGCCTGGGACCCCCGCCCGCCGCGTGTTGCTGAGCGCCAGGAATCCGCGGCTCTCGGACCAGCTCAACGGTCCCAATCTGCCCAAAGGGCTCCGGTTGTCCTATGTGCGCGAAGGGGAGGAACGGCAGTCGCGGTTCGTGGTGTTCACCCGCGAGGACCGCGCCATCCGTCTGGTGGAGCAGGGCCGCGTGGTCCGCTCCGCGCCGCTCCAGCTCAACAAGCCGTTCATCGTGGAGCAAGGCCTTTCAGCCACGGCCGTGGCCGCCCTGGACCATGCGGACTATATCCCGGCCTTCGTGCCCCATCCAGATCCCAAGGAGGCGCTCAAATTCGAACGGCCCGTGCTGAGGGTGAAAATCTGGGATCCGGGCTCCGGCCGGAGCGAAGAAAAATGGCTGGACGCCCTCGGTCCCGACGGCCTGCCCAGGCCGGAGACCTTCTTCGACCGGAGCATCGGCGTCATCTACAAAGCCAAGGACACGGAGCCGAAGGATTTCCGGTCGGAATTGGTGGTGCTCGACGCCGTGGGCCGCCAACTCGCGAAGAAGACCGTGAGCGTCAACGATCCGCTG
- the ispH gene encoding 4-hydroxy-3-methylbut-2-enyl diphosphate reductase — MKVIVAKTAGFCWGVKRAMDAVLEASNSGQKNVQTLGPIIHNPQALELIGKRGVAVAESPDQVDRGTVVIRAHGIPIQDLRGLKDRQKAGEIKIVNATCPEVAKVHNKIKKWSPKGYFTVILGSHGHAESIAHRSFAEHGSKIVANLGQAMELSPEELKKVLVVAQTTFTVKDYLEITEYIRERSGDCILENTICEDTWMRQDEAKTLAQAVDYVIVVGGKASSNTKHLAELAAHYGKPVQYVETASELDLTQFKGNETVGVLAGASTPTWLVDEVVDTLEQLGDAPSRFTRFMFVAFGTPLMMAIGAALMTLGVHVWMGLGLSWRYPIITGTYLLAMYLLTPFLDPMGLGTKGPGRARFLERNRRTLIATALASLLVALATAASIGIRPLLVVFGASLLGLMYKVELPFGGKRWSLRSIPGSKDVLVAMALGVVAIALPVWQKGHSFWPWTWDAKALVALGLVTVLVYARTVIYDIRDMQNDQVLGRGDPAHPAGQAQGQDGAHPSAGHRPEWIPLVHLRQPQPRASPGHRGDPRRVRRLSAALSLVLPRALLHRKTPFRDARGAELLPSGAAGPDLGRL, encoded by the coding sequence ATGAAGGTGATCGTCGCTAAAACCGCTGGGTTCTGTTGGGGGGTCAAGCGCGCCATGGACGCGGTCCTGGAGGCCTCGAACAGCGGTCAGAAGAATGTGCAGACCCTCGGCCCGATCATCCACAACCCCCAGGCCCTGGAACTCATCGGCAAGCGAGGTGTGGCGGTCGCGGAATCGCCGGACCAGGTGGACCGGGGCACCGTGGTGATCCGCGCCCACGGCATTCCGATCCAGGATCTGCGGGGCCTCAAGGACCGCCAGAAAGCCGGCGAGATCAAGATCGTCAACGCCACCTGCCCCGAGGTCGCCAAAGTCCACAACAAGATCAAGAAGTGGAGCCCCAAGGGCTATTTCACGGTGATCCTCGGCAGCCACGGCCACGCGGAAAGCATCGCCCACCGCAGCTTCGCCGAGCACGGCTCCAAGATCGTCGCCAATCTCGGACAGGCGATGGAGCTGAGCCCCGAGGAGCTGAAAAAAGTCCTGGTGGTGGCCCAGACCACCTTCACCGTGAAGGACTACCTCGAAATCACCGAATACATCCGCGAACGCTCCGGGGACTGCATCCTGGAAAACACCATCTGCGAGGACACCTGGATGCGCCAGGACGAGGCCAAGACCCTCGCCCAGGCAGTGGATTACGTCATCGTCGTGGGCGGCAAAGCTTCGAGCAACACAAAGCACCTGGCCGAGCTCGCGGCGCATTATGGCAAGCCTGTCCAATACGTTGAAACCGCTTCGGAGTTGGATCTGACGCAGTTCAAAGGCAACGAAACCGTGGGGGTCCTCGCAGGCGCCTCCACGCCCACCTGGCTGGTGGACGAAGTCGTGGACACCCTGGAACAGCTCGGCGACGCGCCGAGCCGGTTCACCCGCTTCATGTTCGTGGCCTTCGGCACTCCGCTGATGATGGCCATCGGCGCGGCGCTCATGACCCTGGGCGTCCATGTCTGGATGGGCCTGGGCTTGAGCTGGCGCTATCCGATCATCACCGGCACCTACCTGCTCGCCATGTATCTGCTCACGCCGTTCCTGGATCCCATGGGCCTCGGCACCAAGGGACCAGGCCGCGCTCGGTTCCTAGAACGCAACCGCAGGACCCTGATCGCCACGGCGCTGGCGTCGCTGCTGGTGGCGCTCGCCACCGCCGCCTCCATCGGCATCCGCCCGCTGCTGGTGGTGTTCGGCGCGAGCCTGCTGGGCCTTATGTACAAGGTCGAGCTCCCCTTCGGCGGCAAGCGTTGGAGCCTGCGCTCCATCCCGGGGTCCAAGGACGTGCTGGTGGCCATGGCCCTGGGCGTGGTCGCCATCGCCCTTCCCGTGTGGCAAAAAGGCCACTCCTTCTGGCCCTGGACCTGGGACGCGAAGGCTCTGGTGGCGCTGGGCCTCGTGACGGTGCTCGTCTATGCGCGCACGGTGATCTACGACATCCGCGACATGCAAAACGACCAGGTGCTCGGCAGGGGAGACCCTGCCCATCCTGCTGGGCAAGCCCAGGGCCAAGATGGTGCTCATCCTTCTGCTGGCCATCGGCCTGAGTGGATCCCTCTGGTTCACCTTCGCCAACCACAGCCACGTGCATCCCCTGGCCATCGCGGTGATCCTCGGCGCGTGCGCCGCCTATCCGCTGCTCTATCTCTGGTACTACCACGAGCGCTTCTCCACCGGAAAACCCCGTTTCGAGATGCGCGTGGAGCTGAGCTTCTACCTTCTGGGGCTGCTGGCCCTGATCTAGGCCGTTTGTGA
- a CDS encoding Crp/Fnr family transcriptional regulator, which yields MKAAAYQGLWSKTGLFLSMNSSQLAVVGELMQLRRLESGQLLFTEGEACTGFFVVLEGQIRLFRTGQRAGGETTLSVVRSGFSFAEAAMFSGGIFPATAEALEATLLAYFPKDPFLALLREDPDLSLKVMEGLAAWHHRLTFQVQQLSGQDAAGRLRRWIEDAAKHAPDGAFHLKVPKKILAAQLGMAPETLSRLLKQLRGQGVIEVAGDRIRLL from the coding sequence ATGAAAGCCGCCGCCTACCAGGGACTCTGGTCCAAGACCGGATTGTTCCTCTCCATGAATTCAAGCCAGCTAGCGGTCGTGGGCGAGCTGATGCAGCTTCGCAGGCTGGAATCCGGCCAACTGCTGTTCACCGAGGGGGAGGCCTGCACGGGATTCTTCGTGGTGCTGGAAGGCCAGATCCGCCTGTTCCGGACCGGACAAAGAGCCGGCGGCGAAACCACCCTCAGCGTGGTGCGGTCCGGATTCAGTTTCGCGGAGGCCGCCATGTTTTCCGGCGGCATCTTCCCCGCCACCGCCGAAGCGCTGGAAGCCACCCTGCTGGCCTATTTCCCGAAAGACCCCTTTCTCGCGCTCCTGCGGGAGGACCCGGACCTCAGCCTCAAGGTCATGGAAGGGCTGGCCGCCTGGCATCACCGCCTGACTTTCCAGGTGCAGCAACTCAGCGGCCAGGATGCGGCCGGGCGGCTCAGGCGCTGGATCGAGGATGCCGCCAAACATGCGCCGGACGGCGCATTCCACCTGAAGGTGCCCAAAAAGATCCTGGCGGCCCAGTTGGGCATGGCTCCCGAAACCCTGTCCAGACTGCTGAAGCAGCTCCGTGGACAGGGGGTCATCGAGGTTGCCGGGGACCGGATCCGGCTCCTCTGA
- a CDS encoding ATP-binding protein: MAAPLLPVTLTCNTDLRFIDLIQVVGSELLKHMNFSQEDGERLWLAIQEGIANAMRHGNKLDKQKPVKVTFTPTSEKLEIRIDDLGAGIDLSTIPNPNLPENLLKPSGRGVYFMRAVMDKVELEHRADGSTLVLVKYRKGHEEASA, encoded by the coding sequence ATGGCCGCACCGCTTCTGCCAGTCACGCTGACCTGCAATACCGATCTGCGCTTCATCGACCTGATCCAGGTTGTGGGAAGCGAACTGTTGAAGCACATGAACTTCTCCCAGGAAGATGGTGAGCGGCTCTGGCTCGCCATCCAGGAAGGCATCGCCAATGCCATGCGGCACGGCAACAAGCTGGACAAGCAGAAACCCGTGAAGGTGACCTTCACGCCCACCTCTGAAAAACTCGAGATCCGCATCGATGATCTGGGCGCTGGAATCGATCTGAGCACCATCCCCAATCCGAACCTGCCGGAGAATCTCCTGAAGCCCAGCGGCCGCGGCGTCTATTTCATGCGGGCCGTCATGGACAAGGTGGAACTGGAGCATCGTGCGGATGGCAGCACTCTGGTGCTCGTGAAGTACCGCAAAGGGCACGAAGAAGCCAGCGCCTGA